In Legionella beliardensis, the following are encoded in one genomic region:
- a CDS encoding amino acid adenylation domain-containing protein yields the protein MKIYNSMTVHELFESQVNLYPTNLAVVYNNQSLTYEQFNKKANQLAHYLQALGVKPERPVALCMARSIDLLIAMFAILKAGGGYIPFEPFHPEQRITSILNENQVPFLVLSSDLKDKFLNYEGEVIFVDKAPTSTYPATNPISTSGANNLAYIIYTSGSTGKPKGVLIEHSNVINFSQVFNDFCACYPGQRIDFSSSHAFDMAIANTLLPLMLGMTIIICDDDTKKSPHSYLEFLRNNQINVIKLTPSYFKVLLYAVQGNFIELSNLRLIILGGELLHTIDCSSWLARYPHHHLVNEYGPTETTVGVSLFKFNKAGLHALRPDVPIGKPGKNVTFYLLDNDLKPVPTGEIGELYIGGSSLARGYFNQPEITNKKFIINPFSKNPDSRLYKTGDLCRQLADGNYEYLGRIDHQIKIRGFRVELGEIERCLASHPAIQEAIVIARTDHLNEKQLVAYYILKDKTINLGVNQIKQYLKQYLTDYMIPAALIAVDFFPLNANGKLDRDALPVPELSLNRHYLAPTNELEQALTEIWSEELGLNPIGTHDNFFELGGHSLAGARIITKINQMLGKNITVKELYQAPTIAELAVLMRHIKTTNKRRAKNSLATSALMPLSNFQLLLWLSNTFEPKAKKLNIISQKRLQGAFNKEAFTHALAMLLKNQEVLSYKIFRFKPGQCAQSNLTIIPEEVDLTTLNEQACKAILAKSIYELINYYPWPQKTPLLRIKIFYLKNNVVELQACMPHMIADGTSINILWAELSNYYLAFNKLKSVHDLTYEKLYRRYLENELLLDTYSNKDHDFWLNYLKDACFFNFPAQHVIKNMAAAKVTYSTYLEIPKKATTSLLQFCAHHHFGLNEALCAVLGAALVKTCPSANLTKEPIFMNVVKSARDNPLYDKIIGCFLKLEPIKLVLNPQSTVMQLAQQLQQTILEAAPYQQCPGLLKLACLNSKIVPRNRLIYFLVKIAMPVYARLFPSLNLNPKLLSQLANLASISKRNKFMVNVNVWDSFVALHQENKGALLFNLKSKASETPQFDLLNIDYLLDICFIRSANNKPYLVISANLEPKFRELLGQEIIKIMQNVDLVQNALQRDKC from the coding sequence ATGAAAATTTATAATTCCATGACAGTGCATGAGCTATTCGAATCGCAAGTTAACTTATATCCTACGAACTTAGCAGTTGTTTATAATAATCAGTCTCTAACTTATGAACAATTTAATAAAAAAGCGAATCAGCTCGCTCATTATTTACAAGCATTAGGCGTCAAACCCGAAAGGCCCGTTGCGCTATGCATGGCGCGTTCTATTGACCTTTTAATTGCTATGTTTGCTATTTTAAAGGCAGGTGGCGGTTATATTCCTTTTGAGCCATTCCATCCCGAACAACGTATAACCAGCATATTAAATGAAAACCAGGTTCCTTTTCTTGTCTTAAGTAGCGATTTAAAAGATAAATTTTTAAATTATGAAGGAGAGGTAATTTTTGTTGATAAGGCACCTACTAGTACCTATCCCGCCACTAATCCAATTTCTACAAGTGGCGCTAATAATTTAGCTTACATTATTTATACCTCTGGCTCTACCGGCAAGCCTAAAGGTGTGCTTATTGAACATAGTAATGTTATTAATTTTAGCCAAGTATTTAATGATTTTTGTGCTTGTTACCCTGGCCAGCGTATTGATTTCTCTTCAAGTCATGCCTTTGATATGGCGATAGCAAACACGCTCCTGCCTTTGATGCTGGGAATGACGATTATCATCTGTGATGATGACACTAAAAAAAGTCCTCATAGTTATTTAGAGTTTCTTAGGAATAATCAGATTAATGTCATTAAATTAACGCCAAGCTATTTTAAAGTATTATTATATGCCGTGCAGGGAAATTTTATTGAACTATCTAATCTTAGGCTTATTATTCTAGGTGGTGAGCTTTTACATACCATCGATTGCTCTTCATGGCTCGCGCGCTATCCACATCATCATTTAGTTAATGAATATGGGCCAACTGAAACCACAGTAGGTGTGTCATTATTTAAATTTAATAAAGCTGGCCTGCATGCGTTACGTCCTGATGTCCCCATCGGTAAACCTGGAAAAAATGTTACATTTTATCTTTTAGATAATGATTTAAAACCTGTTCCGACTGGTGAAATAGGCGAGTTGTATATCGGTGGGAGTAGTCTTGCGCGTGGTTACTTTAATCAGCCAGAAATAACGAATAAAAAATTTATTATCAATCCTTTTAGTAAAAACCCTGATTCGCGCTTATATAAAACGGGCGATTTATGTCGTCAATTAGCAGACGGTAATTATGAATATTTAGGCCGCATTGATCACCAAATTAAAATACGTGGATTTAGAGTTGAATTAGGTGAAATTGAGCGATGCTTAGCTAGCCATCCAGCTATCCAGGAAGCTATTGTTATTGCACGTACTGATCATTTAAATGAAAAACAATTAGTTGCCTATTATATTTTAAAAGATAAAACTATAAATCTCGGCGTCAATCAAATTAAGCAATACCTTAAACAGTATCTAACCGATTACATGATCCCAGCCGCTTTAATTGCTGTGGATTTTTTTCCTTTAAATGCGAATGGAAAATTAGACAGAGATGCATTGCCAGTCCCAGAATTATCATTAAATAGGCATTATTTAGCACCCACAAATGAACTTGAACAAGCCTTAACTGAAATTTGGTCAGAAGAGCTTGGTTTAAATCCCATTGGTACCCATGATAACTTTTTTGAATTAGGCGGCCACTCCCTAGCTGGAGCACGTATTATAACTAAAATTAATCAAATGTTAGGTAAAAATATTACGGTAAAAGAATTATATCAAGCACCCACTATTGCTGAACTAGCAGTACTTATGCGTCATATAAAAACCACCAATAAAAGGCGAGCTAAAAATTCACTAGCAACGTCTGCTTTAATGCCTTTAAGTAATTTTCAGCTCTTACTTTGGCTTTCTAACACTTTTGAACCTAAGGCTAAAAAATTAAATATTATTTCTCAAAAACGTCTACAAGGCGCTTTTAATAAAGAAGCTTTTACTCACGCACTTGCTATGCTTTTGAAAAATCAAGAGGTTTTGTCTTATAAAATTTTTAGATTTAAACCTGGTCAATGTGCACAAAGCAATTTAACAATTATTCCAGAAGAAGTTGATCTGACAACGTTAAATGAGCAAGCTTGTAAAGCCATTCTAGCTAAATCAATTTATGAATTGATAAATTATTATCCTTGGCCGCAAAAAACGCCCCTACTTAGAATAAAAATATTTTATCTAAAAAATAATGTAGTGGAGTTGCAAGCATGTATGCCTCATATGATCGCAGATGGCACTTCAATAAATATACTTTGGGCTGAGCTTTCTAATTATTATCTCGCTTTTAATAAGCTTAAATCTGTCCATGACTTAACTTATGAGAAGCTTTATAGGCGCTATTTAGAAAATGAATTGCTATTGGATACCTATTCTAATAAAGATCATGATTTCTGGCTTAATTATTTAAAGGATGCTTGCTTTTTTAATTTTCCCGCTCAACATGTAATAAAAAACATGGCTGCAGCAAAAGTAACCTATTCTACTTATTTAGAAATACCTAAAAAAGCAACCACGAGTTTACTGCAATTTTGCGCCCATCATCATTTTGGCTTAAACGAGGCACTTTGCGCAGTTTTAGGAGCAGCCCTGGTTAAAACTTGCCCATCAGCGAACCTTACAAAAGAGCCGATTTTTATGAATGTGGTTAAATCAGCGCGCGATAATCCATTATATGACAAAATAATTGGCTGTTTTTTAAAACTTGAACCTATTAAATTAGTCTTAAACCCGCAGTCTACGGTGATGCAACTAGCCCAACAACTACAACAAACAATTCTGGAAGCCGCGCCGTATCAGCAGTGTCCTGGATTGCTTAAGCTTGCTTGTCTTAATTCGAAAATAGTACCAAGAAATAGATTAATTTACTTTTTAGTAAAAATAGCAATGCCCGTATATGCTCGCTTATTTCCATCTCTTAATTTAAATCCTAAACTATTAAGTCAATTAGCTAATCTCGCTTCTATTAGTAAACGCAATAAATTTATGGTTAATGTGAATGTATGGGATAGTTTCGTTGCACTGCATCAAGAGAACAAAGGAGCGCTCCTGTTTAACTTAAAAAGTAAGGCTAGCGAGACACCCCAGTTTGACTTATTAAACATTGATTATTTATTAGATATTTGCTTTATCCGTAGTGCCAATAATAAGCCCTATTTAGTGATTTCTGCTAATTTAGAACCAAAATTCCGCGAATTATTAGGCCAAGAAATAATTAAAATTATGCAAAATGTAGACCTCGTGCAAAATGCGCTGCAGAGAGACAAATGCTAA
- a CDS encoding MBL fold metallo-hydrolase, with amino-acid sequence MSLKMTFLGTGAAFTLGEGNFQSNVLLESNGDSLLLDAGSDLRFSLFELNRSYHDIRNVYISHLHNDHIGGLEWLALTTFFDKTYQGKPMLFISERIVDELWDHSLSGGLNTLTLQETSLDTYFNVHAIQEGQPFSWQDIRFKLIQVVHVYNNDQLMPCYGLLFSTGSTRIFFSTDSQYNPYLLKQLNRHVDLIFHDCETQTLKTGVHAHYTELKQLPAEIKKKMWLYHYNPGTLPDAKAEGFLGFVCKGQCFNF; translated from the coding sequence ATGTCATTAAAGATGACTTTCTTAGGAACAGGTGCTGCATTTACCTTAGGTGAAGGCAACTTCCAATCCAATGTGCTTTTGGAAAGTAATGGTGATTCTTTGCTGCTTGATGCTGGTAGTGATTTACGCTTTTCTCTTTTTGAATTAAATCGCAGTTATCATGATATTCGTAATGTTTATATAAGCCACTTACACAACGATCATATTGGCGGTTTAGAATGGCTCGCTTTAACCACTTTTTTTGATAAGACTTATCAAGGTAAGCCAATGCTATTTATCTCAGAAAGGATTGTTGATGAATTATGGGATCATTCACTGTCTGGTGGACTAAATACCTTAACTTTACAGGAAACATCGCTAGATACTTATTTCAATGTTCATGCCATTCAGGAAGGGCAGCCTTTTAGTTGGCAAGACATACGCTTTAAATTAATACAAGTAGTTCATGTTTATAATAACGATCAATTAATGCCCTGCTATGGTTTATTGTTTTCTACGGGTTCAACGCGAATATTTTTTTCTACTGATAGCCAATACAATCCTTACTTGCTAAAGCAACTCAATAGGCATGTTGATTTGATTTTTCATGATTGTGAGACACAAACGCTAAAAACAGGTGTCCATGCCCATTACACAGAATTAAAGCAGTTACCCGCAGAAATTAAAAAGAAAATGTGGCTATATCATTATAATCCTGGCACCTTACCTGATGCTAAAGCAGAGGGTTTTTTAGGTTTTGTCTGTAAAGGTCAATGCTTTAACTTTTAA
- a CDS encoding class II glutamine amidotransferase has product MCRVLIYLGKQQVPLYDLIYGPDNSLAHQSYAPKLMHHIQNLAGLGFCAWSYDSPEPMLPFYYKTTSLPFFDKNLYRLSKKIWANCLLAHVRGVEYSINEIISEQNIHPFKLETTQITFAHNGSLSHMPEMKQALKQEIKPAIFAQIKGTTDSEWIYSLFLSQLTDYTAEISLDEAWNALIKTLAIIRHTRQKHGIKRASPVNLFLTNGNYLIVTRFVYDFGHNENSIQKAFLEYHSLWATFGEIYGSSSGVYKMHGSDRRKNILFASEPLTADRTTWIELPEYSITKAWFEKDEILFRTYDLTV; this is encoded by the coding sequence ATGTGCAGAGTTCTTATTTATTTAGGTAAGCAACAAGTGCCGCTTTATGATTTAATCTATGGCCCTGATAATTCTCTTGCGCACCAGAGTTACGCTCCGAAATTAATGCATCATATTCAGAACTTGGCTGGTTTAGGCTTTTGTGCATGGTCTTACGATTCGCCTGAGCCTATGTTGCCTTTTTATTATAAAACAACATCGCTACCCTTTTTTGATAAGAATTTATATCGTCTTTCAAAAAAAATTTGGGCAAATTGCCTTCTCGCACATGTCAGAGGCGTAGAGTATAGCATTAATGAAATTATATCGGAGCAAAATATCCATCCTTTTAAGCTAGAAACAACTCAAATAACCTTTGCCCATAATGGTAGCTTGTCACATATGCCCGAAATGAAACAAGCCCTCAAACAAGAAATTAAGCCCGCTATCTTTGCTCAAATAAAAGGGACAACAGATAGTGAATGGATATATTCTTTATTTTTATCACAATTAACAGATTATACGGCTGAAATTAGCTTAGATGAAGCTTGGAATGCCTTAATAAAAACATTGGCAATCATTCGGCATACTAGACAGAAACATGGGATTAAAAGAGCCTCGCCAGTTAATTTATTTCTCACGAATGGTAATTATTTAATTGTTACTCGCTTTGTTTATGATTTTGGCCATAATGAAAATAGTATACAAAAAGCTTTTTTAGAATATCACAGTTTATGGGCTACATTTGGTGAAATTTATGGCAGTAGCAGCGGAGTTTATAAAATGCATGGTAGTGATAGACGAAAAAATATCCTTTTTGCATCAGAGCCCTTAACTGCAGATAGAACAACGTGGATTGAGTTGCCTGAGTATTCTATTACTAAAGCTTGGTTTGAAAAGGATGAAATTTTATTTAGAACGTATGATTTAACGGTTTAA
- a CDS encoding cyclic nucleotide-binding domain-containing protein, with the protein MRAVNQSNVIKHVFHDLTENELLFLSNFIVKKSFEPGELILAQGSFSESLYIIDQGEVIVSVILPGDTIKQMAVLSELQIFDEVAFLAQDLTTATMSAKTYVNCTLLTRSVLNTLRIAYPKIAFKIERVLVKQTEQKIIFNGKKLVNFLCSKPSDKLYLDHTHQLPISQAQHQELYITSINRQLLDKLAFFTVLTDSQIKTLLMIMRVYAYDKGYQLNQNLGKVNLVFSGAVMCFLANKDSLVKSIGIMGIGEVFFQQFFSKALNSLFKFVTCEESIILELDVNKYYQLKRLDEEIFYKVNNYINTAFVSRFYIINRQFIRINCEYMNVAS; encoded by the coding sequence ATGAGAGCCGTTAACCAAAGTAATGTTATTAAACATGTCTTTCATGATTTAACAGAAAATGAGCTGCTTTTTCTTTCTAATTTTATCGTTAAAAAATCGTTTGAACCTGGCGAGCTTATTCTTGCTCAAGGCAGTTTTAGTGAAAGTCTCTATATTATTGATCAAGGAGAAGTTATTGTTTCTGTTATTTTACCTGGTGATACTATAAAACAAATGGCCGTTTTATCTGAGCTACAAATTTTTGATGAAGTTGCATTTCTTGCCCAAGATTTAACGACGGCTACGATGAGCGCTAAAACGTATGTTAATTGCACTTTGCTTACGCGGTCTGTATTAAATACGCTGCGAATTGCTTATCCTAAAATTGCTTTTAAAATTGAACGTGTCCTCGTTAAGCAAACCGAGCAAAAAATTATTTTCAATGGCAAAAAATTAGTTAATTTTCTATGTTCTAAACCGAGCGATAAATTGTATTTAGACCATACTCATCAACTGCCAATTTCTCAGGCTCAACACCAAGAACTCTATATTACTTCAATAAATAGGCAACTTTTAGATAAATTAGCATTCTTCACGGTTCTTACTGATTCTCAAATCAAGACACTATTAATGATAATGCGTGTCTATGCCTATGATAAAGGATATCAACTAAATCAAAATCTGGGTAAAGTTAATTTAGTTTTTTCAGGGGCAGTCATGTGTTTTTTAGCTAATAAAGATAGTTTAGTTAAATCCATAGGTATTATGGGAATTGGTGAGGTATTTTTTCAGCAGTTTTTTTCTAAAGCCTTAAACTCTCTTTTCAAGTTTGTAACTTGCGAAGAGAGCATAATTTTAGAGTTAGATGTTAATAAATATTATCAATTAAAGCGTTTAGATGAAGAGATTTTTTATAAAGTAAATAATTACATAAATACAGCGTTTGTCAGTCGATTTTATATAATAAATCGACAATTTATAAGAATTAATTGTGAGTATATGAATGTAGCATCATAA
- the rlmB gene encoding 23S rRNA (guanosine(2251)-2'-O)-methyltransferase RlmB translates to MSEQVIYGLHAVTALLKRSNRAIKKLLLNNDRHDVRIQTLFDLALQRQIPIEKLTAEQMNQRFTQFTHQGVVAYVGDLPTYHESDLPSLLQTSKKPPLLLILDGITDPHNLGACLRTADATGVDFVILPKDKSVSLTPAVSKVACGAAETIPLVRVTNLVRAMELLKQEGIWIYGAAGEAKQTIYTLDFKAPIALVFGAEGSGMRRLTREHCDGLFALPMVGSVESLNISVAAGASLYEVLRQRS, encoded by the coding sequence ATGAGTGAGCAGGTTATCTATGGCCTGCATGCCGTCACTGCCTTATTAAAACGCTCTAATCGAGCCATTAAAAAGCTCTTGCTTAATAATGATCGCCATGATGTGCGTATTCAAACACTATTTGATCTGGCTCTACAACGACAAATTCCTATTGAAAAATTAACTGCCGAGCAGATGAACCAGCGTTTTACACAATTTACTCACCAAGGGGTTGTTGCGTATGTTGGTGATTTACCTACCTATCATGAGAGTGATTTACCTTCCTTATTGCAAACCAGTAAAAAACCACCCCTGCTGTTAATTTTAGATGGGATCACTGATCCACATAATTTAGGCGCTTGTTTACGTACAGCAGATGCAACTGGTGTTGATTTTGTTATTTTACCAAAAGATAAAAGCGTAAGCCTTACGCCTGCCGTTAGCAAGGTAGCTTGTGGCGCTGCTGAAACTATTCCTTTGGTTCGTGTGACCAATTTAGTACGCGCTATGGAGTTATTGAAACAAGAAGGGATTTGGATTTATGGTGCTGCTGGTGAAGCAAAGCAAACTATTTATACGCTTGATTTTAAAGCGCCAATAGCCCTTGTTTTTGGTGCTGAAGGAAGTGGCATGCGGCGGTTAACCCGCGAACATTGTGATGGTTTATTTGCCCTTCCTATGGTAGGAAGTGTAGAGAGCTTAAATATTTCAGTTGCAGCAGGCGCTTCCTTGTATGAAGTACTGCGGCAACGTTCTTAA